One genomic window of Bremerella sp. JC817 includes the following:
- a CDS encoding 5-formyltetrahydrofolate cyclo-ligase — MIELPIGKPPKAWIRETALAQRRSLTDRTARSAAIAQRVLPELDHHRQTPLVYVGVRDEVATDSILHHTLHQFGNVVVPYCLPGNELGLFRLEDFAELERGAFGIREPREELRANRLVGPQEISLALIPGVAFDHTGNRIGYGKGYFDRLLTQLPKDCRQIGLAFDCQLFAEIPVETHDIPMHQIITETQTIVCSPAD, encoded by the coding sequence GTGATCGAGCTACCGATCGGCAAACCGCCAAAAGCATGGATCCGCGAAACGGCACTGGCCCAGCGACGAAGCCTGACCGATCGCACAGCGCGAAGTGCCGCCATCGCCCAGCGCGTTCTGCCAGAACTTGACCATCACCGCCAAACGCCGCTGGTCTATGTCGGTGTTCGCGATGAAGTGGCAACCGATTCGATCCTTCATCACACGCTTCATCAGTTCGGCAACGTCGTCGTTCCTTACTGCTTGCCAGGCAACGAGCTCGGACTGTTTCGCCTGGAAGATTTCGCCGAGCTCGAGCGGGGAGCGTTCGGCATTCGAGAGCCACGAGAAGAATTGCGGGCAAATCGATTGGTCGGGCCACAAGAGATCTCGCTGGCCTTAATCCCAGGCGTCGCGTTCGACCACACCGGCAATCGAATCGGTTACGGCAAAGGCTATTTCGACCGGCTTTTAACGCAATTGCCGAAAGATTGCCGCCAGATTGGCCTGGCGTTCGACTGCCAGCTATTCGCAGAGATCCCGGTCGAGACGCACGACATCCCCATGCATCAGATTATTACCGAGACGCAAACGATCGTTTGCTCACCAGCCGATTAA
- a CDS encoding PVC-type heme-binding CxxCH protein, with the protein MTCAARNLLMLGLLTIPVGNVWAEVPEPEVPQLAPASDEGEKAIAGFKVPEGFEMTLFAAEPMMANPVAFCLDDFGRVYVAETYRQGQGVEDNRNHNYWLVDDLAAQSVEDRRAYILKHHPEAAQKYTQHDDRIRMLVDTEGDGKADQDTVFSSGYNDVVEGTGAGVLALDGSVYYTNIPNVWKLTDINNDGVADEKVSLSEGYGVRFAFRGHDLHGLTLGPDGKIYFSIGDRGYNIEVNGTRLKDPGSGAVFRCNPNGSDLEVFCTGLRNPQELAFDDYGNLFTCDNNSDSGDQARWAYLVKGGHTGWNMAYQYLSDRGPWNREKLWHPYHEGQAAYIVPPIINISDGPSGLVHYPGTGFGKEYDGTFFLCDFRGGPANSGIRTFKMKPKGATYELVDSEQFVWKMLVTDVDFGPDGAMYISDWVDGWTGLNKGRIYRLTKKNPEDAQLIAEVKALMPSDFSAKSDDELKAFLGHPDRRIRMKAQFSLAAAKKLAVLESVAKDIEQPQLARLHAIWGIGQIAEKDSKIAERVKTVEMLSTQLVKDEDPEVRAQVGRVLGELRVIYGLPRLLEDDNPRVQYFAMTALGNAGPHGDPNQVIDRVAEILAANADEDPVLRHGGIMAMAGMRSIQSLADLANHPSPSVRLAAVVALRRLESPTVVRFLNDGNELIVLEAVRAIHDLPMENAMPQVARLIDSGWKNDAMLRRVLNANFRLGDPENAEALARFAARSDAPEAMRLEALAMLEAWDKPGQLDRVINFYRPLEERDQRPAREALAAALPKLLTTDENVRNKAAKLAATFGIKQVAPVLIGLASDPKQSAETRADAIAALVRVDANKARPVVEEALKSDQALVRATARDQMAKLAPSEAAATLKDGVAADSTIERQHALAALAESKPKGSEAIVASAMEKLIDGSLPEDTRLDALEAATAFKDSAEIASLLEKYRLSLDPSDPLAEYRVALSGGNFEKGKKVFFEKTETSCVRCHRAMGTGGRVGPELDALGQTKTREYLLEAVVQPNAKIAEGFESILVLTVDGQTYSGVLKEETDEAVNLVDADGKLITIPQDDIEGRKSAKSPMPEDVYKHLSKSELRDLIEFLASLKKGESAGHE; encoded by the coding sequence GTGACTTGCGCTGCCCGTAACCTGTTGATGCTTGGCTTGCTGACCATTCCGGTTGGGAACGTGTGGGCCGAGGTACCAGAACCCGAGGTTCCGCAACTGGCTCCTGCTTCGGACGAAGGAGAAAAAGCCATCGCTGGTTTTAAGGTTCCCGAAGGGTTCGAGATGACCCTCTTCGCCGCCGAACCGATGATGGCCAATCCCGTAGCGTTCTGCCTCGACGATTTCGGACGCGTGTATGTCGCCGAAACGTATCGCCAAGGTCAGGGAGTCGAGGACAACCGCAATCACAACTATTGGCTGGTCGACGACCTGGCCGCGCAAAGCGTGGAAGATCGTCGGGCCTATATCTTGAAGCATCATCCAGAAGCCGCTCAGAAGTACACCCAGCATGACGATCGAATCCGGATGCTGGTCGATACCGAAGGCGATGGCAAGGCAGACCAAGATACGGTCTTCTCGTCTGGCTACAACGATGTCGTCGAAGGCACGGGCGCTGGCGTGTTGGCCTTGGATGGCAGCGTTTACTACACCAACATTCCGAACGTCTGGAAGCTGACCGATATCAACAACGATGGCGTCGCCGACGAGAAGGTCTCGCTCAGCGAAGGCTACGGAGTGCGGTTCGCGTTTCGTGGGCATGACCTGCATGGTCTGACGCTCGGGCCAGACGGCAAGATTTACTTCAGCATCGGCGACCGTGGCTACAACATTGAAGTCAACGGAACGCGTCTGAAAGACCCAGGTTCCGGCGCGGTATTCCGTTGCAACCCGAACGGTTCGGACTTGGAGGTGTTCTGTACCGGTCTGCGAAATCCGCAAGAGTTGGCCTTCGACGATTACGGCAACCTCTTCACATGCGATAACAATTCCGACAGTGGCGACCAGGCTCGTTGGGCTTACCTGGTGAAAGGTGGTCACACCGGTTGGAACATGGCGTACCAGTACCTCAGCGATCGTGGTCCCTGGAATCGCGAGAAGCTGTGGCATCCTTACCACGAAGGTCAGGCCGCCTACATCGTTCCACCGATCATCAATATTTCGGACGGTCCAAGTGGTTTGGTGCATTATCCAGGCACTGGTTTTGGCAAAGAATACGACGGCACCTTCTTTCTGTGTGACTTCCGCGGCGGACCTGCCAATAGCGGTATCCGCACATTCAAGATGAAGCCGAAGGGAGCTACTTACGAACTGGTCGACTCCGAGCAGTTCGTTTGGAAGATGTTAGTCACCGATGTCGATTTCGGTCCGGACGGTGCGATGTACATCAGCGACTGGGTTGATGGTTGGACCGGTTTGAACAAAGGACGCATCTATCGTCTGACGAAGAAGAATCCGGAAGACGCCCAGCTGATCGCTGAGGTCAAAGCGTTGATGCCTTCCGATTTCAGCGCGAAGTCGGACGACGAACTGAAAGCGTTCTTGGGGCACCCGGATCGTCGTATCCGCATGAAGGCTCAGTTTTCCTTAGCCGCCGCCAAGAAACTGGCTGTTCTGGAATCGGTCGCCAAAGATATTGAGCAGCCACAGTTGGCTCGACTGCATGCGATCTGGGGCATCGGTCAGATTGCCGAGAAGGACTCGAAAATCGCCGAACGCGTGAAGACAGTCGAGATGCTTTCGACCCAACTCGTGAAAGACGAAGACCCCGAAGTGCGGGCCCAAGTCGGTCGCGTGCTGGGGGAACTACGAGTTATCTACGGTCTGCCGCGTTTGCTGGAAGACGACAATCCGCGCGTGCAGTACTTTGCGATGACTGCCTTGGGCAACGCAGGCCCCCACGGTGATCCTAATCAAGTGATTGATCGCGTGGCCGAGATTCTGGCGGCCAATGCCGACGAAGACCCTGTGCTGCGGCATGGTGGCATTATGGCGATGGCTGGGATGCGAAGTATCCAGTCGTTGGCTGACCTGGCGAACCATCCTTCGCCAAGCGTGCGTCTGGCAGCAGTGGTCGCTCTGCGTCGTCTCGAAAGCCCCACCGTGGTGCGTTTCCTGAACGATGGCAACGAACTGATCGTCTTGGAAGCCGTTCGTGCGATTCATGATCTTCCAATGGAAAACGCCATGCCTCAAGTCGCTCGCCTGATCGACTCGGGCTGGAAGAACGACGCCATGCTGCGACGTGTACTGAACGCCAACTTCCGTTTGGGTGATCCTGAAAACGCAGAAGCCTTGGCCCGTTTCGCCGCTCGTAGTGATGCTCCTGAAGCGATGCGTCTGGAAGCCTTAGCGATGCTGGAAGCATGGGACAAGCCGGGCCAACTCGATCGCGTGATCAACTTCTATCGCCCGCTGGAAGAACGAGATCAACGCCCTGCCCGCGAAGCGTTGGCGGCTGCTTTGCCAAAACTGCTGACCACCGACGAGAACGTCCGCAACAAGGCGGCCAAGCTGGCAGCGACGTTCGGTATCAAGCAGGTCGCTCCGGTTTTGATCGGCCTGGCCAGCGATCCTAAGCAATCGGCCGAAACGCGAGCCGATGCCATCGCAGCGTTGGTCCGTGTCGATGCCAACAAGGCGAGGCCGGTTGTGGAAGAAGCTTTGAAATCGGATCAGGCCCTGGTCCGAGCAACCGCGCGAGATCAGATGGCCAAGCTGGCTCCGTCGGAAGCTGCCGCGACGCTGAAAGATGGTGTCGCCGCTGATTCAACGATCGAACGCCAGCACGCCTTGGCCGCCCTGGCCGAGAGCAAGCCCAAAGGTTCGGAGGCGATTGTCGCTTCCGCCATGGAAAAGCTGATCGATGGAAGCCTGCCGGAAGATACCCGTCTGGATGCCTTGGAAGCGGCGACCGCCTTCAAAGATTCGGCCGAGATCGCCTCGCTGCTCGAGAAGTACCGCTTGTCGCTTGATCCTTCCGACCCCTTGGCCGAGTACCGCGTCGCCCTTTCTGGCGGCAACTTCGAGAAGGGCAAGAAAGTGTTCTTCGAGAAGACGGAAACCTCGTGTGTGCGTTGTCACCGGGCCATGGGCACAGGAGGACGTGTTGGGCCGGAGCTTGATGCTCTGGGGCAAACGAAGACTCGTGAATATCTGCTGGAAGCGGTGGTGCAGCCGAATGCCAAGATCGCCGAAGGTTTCGAGTCGATTCTGGTACTGACCGTCGATGGCCAGACGTACTCTGGTGTGCTGAAGGAAGAAACCGACGAAGCGGTGAACCTGGTCGATGCCGACGGCAAGCTGATCACGATTCCGCAAGACGATAT